ATCATCAAAATATCAGGATCCTGTCTTAATATTGCCCTTAATCCGGCAGCGAAGGTAAGACCGGACTTATTATTTACGTGAACCTGGCTTGCATCCTCTATCATGTATTCTACAGGATCTTCTATGGTTATGATATTCTTATCCGGTGTATTCAATAAATTCAGAAGGGTATATAAAGTTGTGCTTTTTCCGCTTCCTGTCGGCCCTGTAATTAAAATTATGCCATGAGGTGCTTTTATCATATTTTGGATTTTAAAGAGATCTTCACTTGATATTCCAAGATCATTTATATTTAAGGCAAGATAATTTCTGCTCAATATTCTTATTACGATTTTTTCTCCGAAGATGGTTGGAAGTACAGATACCCTCATATCGATTTCTTTATCATCGATTGTATGTATAACTCTCCCGTCCTGGGGAAGCCTGTGCTCTGCGATGTTTAGTTCAGAGATTATCTTGATTCTGGTAATTATTGCCGCATAAGTATCCATTGAATCTTTATTTATATCACGTAAGCTTCCATCTATCCTGAAACGAATTTTAAAATACTTTTCGCCGGGTTCAATATGTATATCGCTGGCTCTTATTCTTACAGCCTGATTTATTATATTATTCACATATCTGACTGCCGGAGCATAATCGGTTATTTCAATTGATGTATCCTTTAGCTCCTGCTCATCCTTTGTGATGTATTCTTTTTTCAAATCTTCAGCGGCTTTTTTAGTGTTTTGCCTAATATAATGTTTATCTATAGCTTTTTTTATAGCTTTTTTTGAGGATATAACAGGCTGTGAATCTAAGCCTGTTGAAAATTTAACATCATCCAGGGCAAAAAAATCAAAGGGGTTGGACATTGCCACAATTATTTTTTCCTCTGTCATATCAATGGGTATGAGATTATATTTGCTTGCTAAGGCTTCGGACACGGAAAGTACGGCGTCTTCGCGGATTGAAAATTCATCAAGGTCCACACACTTCACTCCAAGATACCTTTCAAGCTTAGACATGAGTTCTTTTTCGGAAAGTATACCCTCTTCAACAAGAATATCCAAAAGATTTTTGCCTGTTCTTCTTTGGATATCCGATGCTCTGTTTAAATCATTTCTGGTAATGCCCCATCCCTCAAATATATTCTCCAGATTTTGTTTTGATAATTTTTTTACCAAATTTATCCCCTTCAGATATATAGTTTCATTATATCATGAAATTTGCTCTGCAAATTTTATGTCAAATGATTTCAAATGGCTATGCGTTGAAATCATTATCTTAAGTATATACCCTATAAGTTGGTAATTATTCCTTCCTGTTCTGCAAATTCCTTAATGGAATAAAAATCAAAGCTTTTTCCGGTCCAAATTTCAATTGCATCGAGTGCCTGCAAGAGAAGCATATCCATACCGCCTATGATTTTACAGCCACTCTCTTCACCCATTTTCAGAAAATCCGTCATAATTGGGTTATAAATCAAATCGTATAAAACGTTGACATTCCCTTTGATATCTTTTGAAGTTATAGGTATGCTGCCTTCAAAGCCCTTCATACCCAGAGGAGTACAGTTTACGATCATATGGGGGTTCATGAATTTAATTTTTTCATTTAACTCATCAAAGCCGCAGGGTAAGATTTCTGATGGAGTATCTTTTAACGAACCAATAAATACAGATGCCCGGTCAGCGGTTCTTCCGAAAATATGTATTTGGGCTTTGTTGTTTAAGAGGCATTGAACAATGGAACGGGCGGCCCCCCCGGCTCCTAGAACAAAAACATCTTTTTCGTTTATATCCACTCTATTGTAATCCAGGGATTTTTTAAATCCCGAATAATCCGTATTGTAGCCTTTTAATATGCCATTCTCATTTTTAACTGTGTTTACCGCTCCGATACTTAAAGCTTCATCACTTATAAAATCCAAGTATTGCATTATTTTTTGCTTGTAGGGAATTGTTACATTTGAGCCTGAAATGTTTAAAACCTTTATCGCTTTAACTGCATCATTAAGCATGTCTTCCTGGACAGGAAAAAGTTTATACATGGCATTTATATCATAAAGGGAATAAATACCGTTATGTATCTTTGGTGAAAGGCTGTGCCCCAAGGGATAACCTAATAAGCCGAAAATGCTTGTTTTATCATTCATATTTCTACCTCTTCATATAATATCTTTTTAGAAACTTTGCTTCTATTATTCGAATAATTCGGGTTAATATAAATTCATTTCTGTCTATGGGGTTTACCAGTATGGTGAAAAGACTGCATTTATTACCCCCCAATATATCGGTGAAAATCTGGTCACCGACAACACAGGTGTTATAAAATTGGGATTCCAGCAGATTCATGGCATTTATAAATGAAGATTTTAAAGGCTTTCTTACATTTTTGCAGAATAAAACATTAAGCTCTGAACAATAAAGGGAAATCCTTTTATTGGAGCTGTTGGACAGAATGCAAATTTTAAATCCTGAAGCTTTTGATCCCTTTATCCATGAACACACCTTTTCATCAGGCATTTTGCTGCCCCATTTTGATAAGGTGTTGTCTATGTCTATTATCATGTTTGTAATGCCTTTGCTCTTTAAATATGAAAGGTCAATATCATAAATTGAAGGGATATGGATATCAGGATAAAGACTTTTTCCCATATTTCACCTCTGACGGCAATTATACATATATAATATTACATTTTTTACAAATAGTAAACATTCATAGTATTTACACCATTACATAAAGATAAGCTGCAGTTACCTGCAGCTTTCAGGGTTAAGCTCCTTGCCAAGCTTCTTTAATGCTCTTTTTTCGATTCTTGATACATAGGATCTGGATATACCTAAGAGCTGGGCTATTTCTCTTTGAGTCTTGCTCTTTCCGCTTATCAATCCGTACCTTAACTCTAGCACCATCTTTTCCCTTCCTTTTAAGGTGGATGCCATTTTTTTATATAATTTTTTAGTCTGAATTTTGCTTTCCACTTCATCAACTACGGTATCACTGTCTGAGCCTAGGACATCCATTAAGGATATTTCGTTGCCTTCCTTGTCTACTCCTATAGGATCCTGTAAAAATACTTCGGACTTGCTCTTTTTAGTAGAACGAATAATCATTAATATTTCATTTTCAATGCACCTGGCTGCGTAAGTCGCCAGTCTTGTTCCTTTGTCATTATCAAATGTTGTTATTGCTTTAATAAGCCCTATAGTACCTACAGAAATAAGGTCGTCAACTTCCTTGCCGGTATAATTGTATTTTTTAACAATATGAGCTACCAGCCTCAAGTTTCTTTCGACCAGTATATTTCTAGCCTCTTCATCTCCACTTTGAAACTTCTCTATGAAAAATCGCTCCTCTTCTTCAGAGAGAGGTTTGGGAAATGAATTGTTGTTTGTAACGTAGGATACCATGAAGAATATATTATCCAGAAAGGATAATACAGAGGCAAAAAGTTCTAACATCATCTGATGCACCCCCATAAGCCGGTTATTCTTAATTATATGCAGCATGGATTTAGGGTGTGCATGTACTATTTTAATGCCGGTAAATTATTTTATGAATTTTTTAAATTTATTCCGGTTTTTGCTTTATAAGCATATCAAAAGGTTTTAATTCCCTGTCACATTTTATGGAATATTTCATCTGAGGGTGAGGTGCTACATCAATACTTTCACCATCAGCATTTCTTAAACAATCAAGCTCTAATTCAAAGGTATCGAAATTTGGACCGAAAACCTCCACCCTTTCGCCTTTATATACCCTGTTTCTTTGCTCAATATATGCAGTTTTGCTGTTTTTATCATAATCAAGAACTAAGCCTACAATATCATAATCTCTTATATAAGAGCTGTTTTCATATATTTGTCCCGGATCGTTGTGATAAAATCCGGAGGAAAATTCCCTGTGGCTGGCCTTTGTCAAATCCTTGAGCCATTCAGGATTGAATTTATAGTCACTGCCCTTATTTAAAAATTCATCCAGGGCTTTTCTGTAGGCTTTAACTACAGTTGCAACATAAAAGGAGCTCTTCATCCTTCCTTCTATTTTCAAGCTTGTTATACCGGCATTTATTATGTCAGGCAGATATTCTATCATGCAAAGGTCTTTGGAATTCATTATATATGTGCCTCTTTCATCTTCTTCAACAGGCATATAGTTGCCCGGCCTTTTTTCTTCCATAAGGTAATATTTATACCTGCAGGGATGGGCGCATTCCCCCCTGTTTGAATCTCTTCCCGTCATGTAATTGCTAAGAAGACACCGTCCTGAATAGGATATGCACATGGCCCCATGGACAAAGGCTTCCAAATCCAGTGTTGATGGTGTCTTATCCCTTACTTCCTTTATTTCCTCAAGGCTTAATTCCCTTGCTAACACTATTCTTTTTACTCCTAAGCCATGCCAGAATATTGCCGAACGATAATTAACATTATTAGCCTGGGTGCTAAGATGTATCTCCATTTTAGG
The Oxobacter pfennigii DNA segment above includes these coding regions:
- the sigK gene encoding RNA polymerase sporulation sigma factor SigK — protein: MMLELFASVLSFLDNIFFMVSYVTNNNSFPKPLSEEEERFFIEKFQSGDEEARNILVERNLRLVAHIVKKYNYTGKEVDDLISVGTIGLIKAITTFDNDKGTRLATYAARCIENEILMIIRSTKKSKSEVFLQDPIGVDKEGNEISLMDVLGSDSDTVVDEVESKIQTKKLYKKMASTLKGREKMVLELRYGLISGKSKTQREIAQLLGISRSYVSRIEKRALKKLGKELNPESCR
- the aroE gene encoding shikimate dehydrogenase produces the protein MNDKTSIFGLLGYPLGHSLSPKIHNGIYSLYDINAMYKLFPVQEDMLNDAVKAIKVLNISGSNVTIPYKQKIMQYLDFISDEALSIGAVNTVKNENGILKGYNTDYSGFKKSLDYNRVDINEKDVFVLGAGGAARSIVQCLLNNKAQIHIFGRTADRASVFIGSLKDTPSEILPCGFDELNEKIKFMNPHMIVNCTPLGMKGFEGSIPITSKDIKGNVNVLYDLIYNPIMTDFLKMGEESGCKIIGGMDMLLLQALDAIEIWTGKSFDFYSIKEFAEQEGIITNL
- a CDS encoding YqeG family HAD IIIA-type phosphatase, with the protein product MGKSLYPDIHIPSIYDIDLSYLKSKGITNMIIDIDNTLSKWGSKMPDEKVCSWIKGSKASGFKICILSNSSNKRISLYCSELNVLFCKNVRKPLKSSFINAMNLLESQFYNTCVVGDQIFTDILGGNKCSLFTILVNPIDRNEFILTRIIRIIEAKFLKRYYMKR
- a CDS encoding peptidase U32 family protein; this translates as MNKIELLAPAGNMEKLKVAFNYGADAVYIGGPSYGLRAFAGNFSNDELKEAVLYAHKLNKKIYVTVNIFPHNEDLKGMDEYLKYLYDLGTDAIIISDPGVFSIAKEAAPKMEIHLSTQANNVNYRSAIFWHGLGVKRIVLARELSLEEIKEVRDKTPSTLDLEAFVHGAMCISYSGRCLLSNYMTGRDSNRGECAHPCRYKYYLMEEKRPGNYMPVEEDERGTYIMNSKDLCMIEYLPDIINAGITSLKIEGRMKSSFYVATVVKAYRKALDEFLNKGSDYKFNPEWLKDLTKASHREFSSGFYHNDPGQIYENSSYIRDYDIVGLVLDYDKNSKTAYIEQRNRVYKGERVEVFGPNFDTFELELDCLRNADGESIDVAPHPQMKYSIKCDRELKPFDMLIKQKPE
- a CDS encoding GspE/PulE family protein — translated: MVKKLSKQNLENIFEGWGITRNDLNRASDIQRRTGKNLLDILVEEGILSEKELMSKLERYLGVKCVDLDEFSIREDAVLSVSEALASKYNLIPIDMTEEKIIVAMSNPFDFFALDDVKFSTGLDSQPVISSKKAIKKAIDKHYIRQNTKKAAEDLKKEYITKDEQELKDTSIEITDYAPAVRYVNNIINQAVRIRASDIHIEPGEKYFKIRFRIDGSLRDINKDSMDTYAAIITRIKIISELNIAEHRLPQDGRVIHTIDDKEIDMRVSVLPTIFGEKIVIRILSRNYLALNINDLGISSEDLFKIQNMIKAPHGIILITGPTGSGKSTTLYTLLNLLNTPDKNIITIEDPVEYMIEDASQVHVNNKSGLTFAAGLRAILRQDPDILMIGEIRDDETAEIAIRAAITGHLVLSTLHTNDAASSVTRLVDMGIKPYLISSSLIGTIAQRLVRKICPNCRYEYFADLNEKSILGLDFKKPYPIYKGRGCNLCNHTGYYLRTGIYEIMEFKKIHREALSKDAETEELREISIQNGMKTLRQNCTDLVLKGTTTIDELVRTTFMKE